ATAACGCAGGAACTTTGGATTTGTTCTCTAAAATCTCAGATGACTTGAGCTTCTTTACATTGGCccttttcatcttcctttctacttcttcatcagcctcctcatcaatcaaaaacaagtCCTCACTAGCAAGGTCTGTTAGTGCTTTACCATGATGAATGATTTCCTCTCTTTGCTCCTGTAATCGTGCTTCTAGATCAGATATGTCCACATTCTTTCTCCATGCACGCTTACCCTTTCTAGTTTTTTGCGCAACTGTTTGCGGCCTACCAATGTCACTCATTTGAGGTCCTCTTAttaagttttcaattcGAAGGTAGATGCAAGAgttgaaattatcaaaaagaataaaaattttcaggaatatccaaattcttcaataaggaaaaaaaaaaatactaaaTTCAtgagtgaaaaaaaaaattatattttctaCGAACCCAGAATTTCCTATTTGGGCTGCATAATCCAGGAAGTAGCAGGCAGTTTTCCTTGCTAAGTATCACGTTAACTATTTGCAATCAGagtttccaaaaataaaacagtAATTTACTTACGAGGTGCcaatttctctcttttcatACTAAGAGATCAACATTGGTAACATAATTGAAAGTGAATGCAATTGGTATTCGATCGAATAAATGTTTGTCAGTTCAGGCTTAGTTCAGAATTATAATTGTTCGAATTACCTGTAAAATCAAGCGAATGAAGGTATATTTTTGGTCATAACGTTGATCTCGAGCATCtgttttgaaaagtttgttcTCCACCGAATACCTTTTTTTGATCCATAAAATCACGAACAGATTGACCCCCATTGATGGTCGGTGTAttttttagaaaacaaCTTAGACAGGTAAGATCATATCGTTCAAAACATCAAGTATTGAGCCTGCTTTGCCTCACACTCCTAGTAGTAGGCATCTATCGAATATATAACAATATGTTATCAAAGCAAGAAATCCATATAGATCTGAAACCCGTACAAGATACAATGAAAAGTACAGAGGACTACAAAGAAGGTTGGATAACAGACTATCCACAAATCGAAAATATGATAATTTTACCATGCCATTCTGTTTTTGCACCGGAGTTAAACGAAGCTAAAGATTATCCAAAGGATGACAGATTTGCAATAGGAATGGATCCGAATAACTGGCTAATGGCATCGTTCCAGAAGAAATCCAACGATCAGTATTCTTTTATGAAACATATGGAACATGCATTATTAGAGCTACACGCAAACATTGGTAATACTGCCTTAGTAGTATCAGGTGGATTTACAAAGcctgaaattgaaaagagTGAAGCCTCTAGTTACTTAGATATGGCCAAAGCCGTTGggtttttgaaaaacccATATTTTCGAATCGGTACAAATATTCTATTGGAAGAACATGCTAGAGATTCCTATGAGAATGTACTGTACAGTTTATCTACATTCTAtaaaaagtttcaaaagtttccaaagaaGATAACAATTGTCGGATTTGGTTTTAAGCGTGAACGGTTTTTGTCGTCTCACTTAACTACATTAGGCTATTATAAACCAACTAAGGAAATTAAGGGGATGAAGGATGAGGAAAAATGGCCCGATTCCGTCCATGTTAAATATGCTAGCCAAGGCCCATTTTTAGAAAAATCAGAAAACCAAAGTGATGAGGAATTCAAGGTGTATGAGTCAGAGTTTTGGGATTCGCTTGGAAAGTCGGAAAGAGAAAATGCTCTTGCGCTGTTCAATGTCAATCCATTTGGATCTAGAGGCTCTAAATTGTACGATAAAAAGATAGCAAGAGATCCATGGAACAAAAGTCAAGAAATTACCACCACATACAAAACAAATAATGAGATTCTAAATACCTTgattgaaatcaatgatttagAGTTAAAGGACGCTATGGAACtatacaaacaaaaagttgtACCAAGTTTCCCGCTCTACATAGATCATAGAAACGGGAATTAATCAAGCATGCTGTTCAATCATCACTGGTGACTCTCCATCTTCAGCGCCATCTAATAGTTCAATTAATTTGAACTTCCTACttttcatttcatcaattttttgtatttcttgtTGTAGGTACTCGATTTCGTTATCTATCGTTTCAAATTTTCGTAAGTACTCTTCATCGATTTTAGAAAATATACCATCACTGACATTTGGATCGGCGTTCTCACTGTCGTTTTTCTCTAACCTTAAAATGTAATCATGATATTTGATTAGGCCTTCTCTGTTACTTATTGTAACCAAGGTAAACCCACgttttttcaacatatcaaataaaatatcctcaaaatcaaaacttaTGGCACTAGTCGGCTCATCAAGCACTAccaattttttgttgtgaAATAAAACTCTTGCAAATATCAACTTTTGTCTTTCACCACCGCTTAATAGATTATCCCAA
The window above is part of the Pichia kudriavzevii chromosome 1, complete sequence genome. Proteins encoded here:
- a CDS encoding uncharacterized protein (PKUD0A00370; similar to Saccharomyces cerevisiae YOR238W; ancestral locus Anc_8.660) translates to MVGVFFRKQLRQVRSYRSKHQVLSLLCLTLLVVGIYRIYNNMLSKQEIHIDLKPVQDTMKSTEDYKEGWITDYPQIENMIILPCHSVFAPELNEAKDYPKDDRFAIGMDPNNWLMASFQKKSNDQYSFMKHMEHALLELHANIGNTALVVSGGFTKPEIEKSEASSYLDMAKAVGFLKNPYFRIGTNILLEEHARDSYENVLYSLSTFYKKFQKFPKKITIVGFGFKRERFLSSHLTTLGYYKPTKEIKGMKDEEKWPDSVHVKYASQGPFLEKSENQSDEEFKVYESEFWDSLGKSERENALALFNVNPFGSRGSKLYDKKIARDPWNKSQEITTTYKTNNEILNTLIEINDLELKDAMELYKQKVVPSFPLYIDHRNGN